The following are encoded in a window of Peromyscus maniculatus bairdii isolate BWxNUB_F1_BW_parent chromosome X, HU_Pman_BW_mat_3.1, whole genome shotgun sequence genomic DNA:
- the Supt20hl2 gene encoding transcription factor SPT20 homolog-like 2 gives MMEQTLQEALEWADDIIESVQQQPPPARPEPNGEKSLQEKLYDIYVEECEKEPEAGGLRSNVNLLEKLMKREALPCLVVNLYPENQGYSLMLKDKSGSFSETFQLPYEVEKLLEYLDAEVLPSFLIDVLEKSPVNVFHHGCVIAEIRDFRQCASIYPPEEPGPEPAASSTEPSLAYQTRHILLRPTMQTLVSDVESITTSDNRQWSQKEKLELESQLLLATAEPLCLDSSAAVTCTTNRLLFNDQKMNTDPMKQNFKRHASPFLDQQEVPSGCTCPPDLTTMTPFQKQAKIIPDDPSDLEIDEADTWKPRLCELTVPSEMDMQTYVDEMPSLPFDEAEPTVSAASEVKYDCTFDYEDDDLLWGMNSSLMTSLNDPLFSDDIFLPPEDRSDSQMYLPPMPLGDYSDDFMAGVNTEPRKTLDVCQEPVQNKASCPGTMPQGSSSSVCLPQPSPAEKPTTSLVPSSVLEKESRTPLPVPLAPISGQGSASVSSLRPQASPVAPPAPKAATVVQQSGPVGGDRVSALPPPAPANAKSSGNNPKIQHPTSTPGVNVIHVVRSLSNLSSSVGSSSQARGSPASAPAAEGNTQTSLPTREQPPGPSQRPVKPPMQLIINNTANPLTVKLPPGSVILRPEPQKPSQGQARQPQQRQPQQIYVLIPKQHQPPRAPVPPQPQPQPQRPASSQGSNQQPASLPAQQTSHLNTEQTGRPNTGGTRVIQQTHTSVVCQVGSTQQGHRQNIHSQSFQLSATVVHQGQSQTQNVQLRIIPRIVSVSRAAPQTSGCGCAAGEPSEKGPGDPPTSPGPKSSSR, from the coding sequence ATGATGGAACAAACTTTACAGGAAGCTTTGGAGTGGGCAGATGATATTATTGAGTCTGTCCAGCAGCAGCCCCCTCCAGCGAGACCCGAGCCTAACGGGGAGAAATCTCTTCAGGAGAAACTGTATGACATTTATGTTGAGGAATGTGAAaaagagcctgaggcagggggcCTTCGAAGCAATGTCAACTTGCTAGAGAAGCTGATGAAGAGAGAGGCGTTGCCATGCTTAGTGGTCAACCTGTACCCCGAAAATCAGGGCTATTCTCTCATGCTCAAGGACAAAAGTGGGTCATTTTCAGAGACCTTTCAGTTGCCTTATGAAGTAGAGAAACTGCTGGAATATTTGGATGCTGAAGTGTTACCTTCTTTTCTGATTGATGTCCTGGAAAAGTCTCCTGTGAATGTTTTTCACCATGGGTGCGTCATAGCAGAAATCCGAGACTTCAGGCAGTGCGCTAGCATCTACCCTCCTGAGGAGCCTGGTCCGGAGCCTGCTGCGTCATCTACTGAGCCCTCTCTTGCTTACCAAACTCGGCATATTCTCTTACGTCCAACCATGCAGACTCTAGTGAGTGATGTAGAGTCCATAACAACAAGTGATAACCGTCAGTGGAGCCAGAAAGAAAAACTTGAGCTTGAGAGCCAACTGCTCTTAGCTACAGCAGAGCCGCTGTGTCTGGATTCCTCTGCTGCTGTAACCTGCACGACCAACAGACTGCTGTTTAATGACCAGAAGATGAACACTGACCCCATGAAACAAAACTTCAAGAGGCATGCATCCCCCTTTCTGGATCAACAGGAGGTGCCATCTGGATGTACCTGTCCCCCTGACCTCACAACCATGACGCCTTTCCAAAAACAGGCAAAAATAATTCCAGATGACCCGTCTGACCTGGAGATTGATGAAGCAGACACCTGGAAGCCGAGACTCTGTGAACTGACTGTGCCTTCAGAGATGGACATGCAGACATATGTTGATGAGATGCCATCTCTGCCCTTTGACGAGGCAGAACCAACTGTCTCAGCAGCTTCTGAGGTAAAATATGATTGTACGTTTGATTATGAGGATGATGATCTGCTATGGGGTATGAATTCAAGTCTCATGACATCCCTTAATGATCCACTTTTCTCTGATGACATATTTCTCCCTCCAGAGGACAGAAGTGATAGCCAGATGTATCTCCCTCCCATGCCCCTGGGTGATTATTCAGATGATTTCATGGCTGGGGTAAACACCGAGCCTAGGAAAACATTGGATGTGTGCCAAGAGCCTGTCCAGAACAAAGCCAGCTGTCCAGGCACGATGCCGCAGGGATCTAGTAGCTCAGTCTGTCTTCCTCAGCCCTCCCCGGCGGAGAAGCCCACAACCAGTTTAGTGCCATCCTCAGTCTTAGAGAAGGAAAGCAGAACTCCTCTACCAGTTCCACTTGCCCCCATCTCAGGACAGGGCTCCGCATCTGTCAGCTCCCTCAGACCACAGGCTAGCCCAGTCGCCCCCCCTGCTCCTAAGGCAGCCACTGTGGTCCAGCAGAGTGGACCTGTAGGAGGGGACAGAGTTAGCGCCCTTCCTCCACCCGCCCCAGCCAATGCTAAGTCATCAGGAAACAACCCAAAGATCCAGCACCCCACCAGCACCCCTGGGGTGAATGTGATCCATGTGGTAAGGTCTTTGTCAAACCTCTCCAGTTCGGTGGGTAGTTCCAGCCAGGCCCGAGGCAGCCCCGCCAGTGCCCCAGCTGCTGAGGGAAACACTCAAACTAGCCTCCCGACCAGAGAGCAGCCACCTGGGCCATCACAGCGTCCTGTGAAGCCCCCTATGCAGCTCATTATAAACAATACAGCAAATCCCTTAACTGTAAAGCTTCCCCCTGGCTCTGTCATTTTGCGCCCAGAGCCTCAGAAGCCATCCCAGGGACAGGCACGGCAGCCacagcagaggcagccacagcAGATATATGTATTGATTCCAAAACAGCATCAGCCACCCAGGGCCCCTGTCCCCccacagccccagccccagccccagcgaCCAGCTTCCTCCCAAGGGTCTAACCAACAGCCGGCATCCTTGCCAGCTCAGCAAACCAGTCACCTTAACACTGAGCAAACTGGTCGCCCTAACACTGGGGGGACCAGAGTGATTCAACAGACCCATACATCTGTGGTCTGTCAGGTGGGCTCGACCCAGCAGGGTCACAGGCAGAATATTCATTCCCAGAGCTTCCAGCTCTCTGCTACTGTGGTCCATCAGGGACAGAGTCAGACCCAGAACGTGCAGCTGAGGATCATACCCCGCATAGTGAGTGTGTCCAGAGCAGCCCCTCAGACctctgggtgtgggtgtgcagcTGGGGAACCCAGTGAGAAAGGACCAGGAGATCCACCAACCTCCCCGGGTCCTAAGTCTAGTTCTCGTTAA